A region from the Stutzerimonas stutzeri genome encodes:
- a CDS encoding polyhydroxyalkanoic acid system family protein, with translation MARIVVERTHTLGRQAAREKAEQLAAKLVNDYGVRCEWQGDVLAVRRSGADGRIEVGEDRVRVLLNLGLLLSAMGSSVQAQIEHALDKALQA, from the coding sequence ATGGCCCGCATCGTAGTCGAGCGCACCCACACCCTTGGTCGCCAGGCCGCCCGAGAAAAGGCCGAGCAATTGGCGGCGAAACTGGTGAATGACTATGGCGTGCGCTGCGAGTGGCAGGGTGATGTGCTGGCGGTGCGCCGTAGCGGCGCCGATGGCCGCATCGAGGTCGGGGAGGATCGGGTACGGGTGCTGCTGAACCTTGGCCTGCTGCTGTCGGCAATGGGCAGCAGCGTTCAGGCGCAGATCGAACATGCGCTGGACAAGGCGCTGCAGGCGTAA
- a CDS encoding gamma-butyrobetaine hydroxylase-like domain-containing protein → MHIPTAIKLHKASRTLELEYGPDQRYVLPAEFLRVHSPSAEVQGHGNPILQAGKINVALEGLEPAGQYALKLTFSDGHDSGLYTWDYLHLLATNQQQMWADYLDALAAAGKSRDPDISPVKLML, encoded by the coding sequence ATGCACATCCCCACCGCCATCAAGCTGCACAAGGCTTCCAGGACGCTGGAGCTGGAATATGGTCCCGACCAGCGTTATGTGCTGCCGGCCGAATTCTTGCGGGTCCACTCACCATCCGCCGAAGTGCAGGGTCACGGCAATCCGATCCTGCAGGCCGGCAAGATCAACGTCGCACTGGAAGGGCTCGAGCCGGCCGGCCAATACGCGTTGAAGCTGACCTTCAGCGACGGCCACGACAGTGGCCTGTATACCTGGGACTACCTCCATCTGCTGGCGACCAACCAGCAACAGATGTGGGCCGATTACCTCGATGCCCTCGCCGCCGCCGGCAAATCCCGTGACCCGGATATCTCCCCGGTCAAGCTGATGCTCTGA
- the hslU gene encoding ATP-dependent protease ATPase subunit HslU encodes MSMTPREIVHELNRHIIGQDDAKRAVAIALRNRWRRMQLSAELRPEVTPKNILMIGPTGVGKTEIARRLAKLANAPFIKVEATKFTEVGYVGRDVESIIRDLADAALKMLREQEVVKMRHRAEDAAEERILDALLPQARPAGFGDEPVQSTDSNTRQLFRKRLREGQLDDKEIDIEVAENPGGVEIMAPPGMEEMTNQLQSLFSNMGKGKKKSRKLKIKDALKLVRDEEAARLVNEEELKARALEAVEQNGIVFIDEIDKVAKRGNTGGADVSREGVQRDLLPLIEGSTVNTKLGMVKTDHILFIASGAFHLSKPSDLVPELQGRLPIRVELKALSPEDFERILTEPHASLTEQYRELLKTEGLGIEFTEDGIKRLAQIAWQVNEKTENIGARRLHTLLERLLEEVSFSAGDLAGQQNGEPIRIDTDYVNSHLGELAEDEDLSRYIL; translated from the coding sequence ATGTCCATGACGCCCCGCGAGATCGTCCACGAACTCAACCGCCATATCATCGGCCAGGACGACGCCAAGCGTGCCGTAGCCATCGCCCTGCGCAATCGCTGGCGGCGAATGCAGCTCTCCGCCGAGCTGCGCCCGGAAGTTACCCCGAAGAACATCCTGATGATCGGTCCCACCGGCGTCGGCAAGACCGAAATCGCCCGTCGCCTGGCCAAGCTGGCCAACGCCCCGTTCATCAAGGTGGAAGCGACCAAATTTACCGAAGTCGGTTATGTAGGCAGGGATGTCGAATCGATCATCCGCGATCTTGCCGATGCCGCCCTGAAGATGCTGCGCGAGCAGGAAGTGGTGAAGATGCGCCATCGCGCCGAGGACGCCGCCGAAGAGCGCATCCTCGACGCCTTGCTGCCCCAGGCGCGTCCCGCAGGCTTCGGCGATGAGCCCGTGCAAAGCACCGACTCCAATACCCGGCAGCTATTCCGCAAGCGCTTGCGTGAGGGTCAGCTCGATGACAAGGAAATCGACATCGAGGTCGCCGAGAATCCGGGCGGCGTGGAGATCATGGCCCCGCCCGGCATGGAAGAGATGACCAACCAGCTGCAAAGCCTGTTCTCCAACATGGGCAAGGGCAAGAAGAAGAGCCGCAAGCTGAAGATCAAGGATGCGCTCAAACTGGTCCGTGACGAAGAAGCCGCGCGCCTGGTCAACGAGGAAGAGCTCAAGGCCCGTGCGCTAGAAGCGGTGGAGCAGAACGGCATCGTCTTCATCGACGAGATCGACAAGGTCGCCAAGCGCGGCAATACCGGCGGTGCCGACGTCTCCCGCGAGGGCGTGCAGCGCGACCTGCTGCCGCTGATCGAGGGCAGCACCGTCAACACCAAGCTGGGCATGGTCAAGACCGACCATATCCTGTTCATCGCCTCGGGCGCCTTCCACCTCTCCAAGCCCAGCGATCTGGTGCCCGAACTGCAGGGCCGCCTGCCGATCCGGGTCGAGCTCAAGGCGTTGTCCCCCGAGGACTTCGAGCGCATCCTCACCGAGCCGCATGCCTCGCTCACCGAGCAGTATCGCGAGCTGCTGAAGACCGAAGGGCTGGGCATCGAATTTACCGAGGACGGCATCAAGCGCCTGGCGCAGATCGCCTGGCAGGTCAACGAGAAGACCGAGAACATCGGCGCTCGTCGCCTGCACACCTTGCTGGAGCGGCTGCTCGAAGAGGTTTCGTTCAGCGCCGGCGACCTGGCCGGCCAGCAGAACGGTGAACCGATCCGCATCGATACGGACTACGTCAACAGCCACCTCGGCGAGCTGGCCGAAGACGAAGACCTGTCGCGGTATATCCTCTAA
- the hslV gene encoding ATP-dependent protease subunit HslV — protein sequence MTTIVSVRRNGKVVMGGDGQVSLGNTVMKGNAKKVRRLYHGQVLAGFAGATADAFTLFERFEGQLEKHQGHLVRAAVELAKDWRTDRSLSRLEAMLAVANKDASLIITGNGDVVQPEDDLIAMGSGGGFAQAAAMALMRKGGDDMSAQEIAETALNIAGSICVFTNQNLTIEELDSAN from the coding sequence TTGACCACCATCGTTTCAGTCCGCCGCAACGGCAAAGTCGTCATGGGCGGCGACGGCCAGGTTTCCCTCGGCAACACCGTCATGAAAGGCAACGCCAAGAAGGTGCGCCGCCTCTATCACGGCCAGGTGCTGGCCGGCTTCGCTGGCGCCACCGCCGATGCCTTTACCTTGTTCGAGCGCTTCGAAGGCCAGCTGGAAAAGCATCAGGGCCATCTTGTCCGTGCCGCCGTCGAGCTGGCCAAGGATTGGCGCACCGACCGCTCACTGAGCCGCCTGGAAGCCATGCTCGCCGTCGCCAACAAGGACGCCTCGCTGATCATCACCGGTAACGGCGACGTGGTGCAGCCCGAGGATGACCTGATCGCCATGGGCTCCGGCGGCGGTTTCGCCCAGGCCGCGGCCATGGCGCTGATGCGCAAAGGCGGTGATGACATGAGCGCGCAGGAAATCGCCGAGACCGCGCTGAACATCGCCGGCAGCATTTGTGTCTTCACCAACCAGAATCTCACCATCGAGGAGCTCGACAGCGCGAACTGA
- the trmL gene encoding tRNA (uridine(34)/cytosine(34)/5-carboxymethylaminomethyluridine(34)-2'-O)-methyltransferase TrmL: MFHVILFQPEIPPNTGNIIRLCANAGCSLHLIEPLGFELDDKRLRRAGLDYHEYAPLKRHADLDSCLASLGQPRLFAFTTKGSQPFHQVRFERGDAFLFGPESRGLPPEIRDALPNEQRLRLPMRPDSRSLNLSNTVAVAVYEAWRQLDFALQ, from the coding sequence ATGTTCCACGTGATCCTTTTTCAACCGGAGATTCCGCCGAATACCGGCAACATTATCAGGCTCTGCGCCAATGCCGGCTGCAGTCTGCACCTGATAGAACCGCTGGGCTTCGAGCTGGACGATAAGCGCCTGCGCCGTGCCGGCCTCGATTATCACGAGTACGCTCCGCTCAAGCGGCATGCCGATCTGGACAGCTGCCTGGCGAGCCTCGGCCAGCCGCGCCTGTTCGCCTTCACCACCAAGGGCTCGCAACCCTTTCATCAGGTGCGGTTCGAGCGCGGCGACGCCTTCCTGTTCGGCCCGGAAAGCCGCGGCCTGCCACCCGAAATTCGCGATGCACTGCCCAACGAGCAGCGTCTGCGCCTGCCCATGCGCCCCGACAGCCGTAGCCTGAACCTGTCCAATACCGTCGCCGTCGCCGTCTACGAGGCCTGGCGGCAGCTGGATTTCGCCTTGCAGTGA